In Zingiber officinale cultivar Zhangliang chromosome 1A, Zo_v1.1, whole genome shotgun sequence, a genomic segment contains:
- the LOC122038963 gene encoding putative lipoate-protein ligase A: MALPQAIKAGLPCMNLLRMTAVPILKQLYLEERLLRSSAENWCIISHGTSLPTIVMGISGRPSELVELKPVLRDQIPVIRRFSGGGTVIIDNGTLFVSLICNKNAIPGLQPYPHPIMSWTGQLYGQVLCEFGDFHLRENDYAFNSHKFGGNAQSIIKDRWIHHTSFLWDYDAKNMEYLKLPSRAPKYRSARSHVEFLCRMKDYVPSRTSFIEGTIKSLGGHFSIRPFDLDELGSLSSSLSGSTKLLTRQELEEAYTSQCVAVLWE, from the exons ATGGCTTTACCTCAAGCTATAAAAGCTGGACTTCCCTGCATGAATCTTCTTAGAATGACAGCTGTGCCAATATTAAAGCAACTATATTTGGAGGAAAGACTGCTCAGAAGCTCAGCAGAGAATTGGTGTATCATTAGTCATGGGACAAGTCTTCCCACCATAGTCATGGGTATATCAGG GAGGCCTTCAGAACTTGTTGAACTAAAGCCTGTGCTTCGTGATCAAATCCCTGTGATCAGAAGATTTTCTGGTGGAGGCACGGTTATCATAGACAATGGCACACTTTTTGTCTCTTTGATTTGCAACAAGAATGCTATTCCGGGGCTGCAACCTTATCCTCACCCGATTATGTCCTGGACTGGGCAGTTATATGGTCAGGTGCTTTGTGAGTTTGGTGATTTCCATCTTCGTGAAAATG ATTATGCATTTAATAGTCATAAATTTGGTGGAAATGCTCAGTCCATAATTAAAGATCGATGGATCCATCACACATCATTTCTTTGGGATTATGATGCCAAGAACATGGAATATCTTAAACTACCCAGCCGAGCTCCCAAATACAGATCG GCACGATCTCATGTAGAGTTCTTATGCCGAATGAAAGATTATGTGCCATCAAGAACATCTTTTATCGAAGGCACCATCAAGTCTCTTGGAGGCCACTTCTCGATTAGACCGTTTGATCTGGATGAACTTGGTAGCCTTTCTAGTTCTTTGTCTGGTTCCACCAAACTGCTGACGAGGCAAGAATTGGAGGAAGCATACACATCTCAATGTGTAGCC GTTCTTTGGGAGTGA